A single region of the Vitis riparia cultivar Riparia Gloire de Montpellier isolate 1030 unplaced genomic scaffold, EGFV_Vit.rip_1.0 scaffold315_pilon_pilon, whole genome shotgun sequence genome encodes:
- the LOC117909760 gene encoding putative transcription factor bHLH086, translating into MALAKDRTPHDLGMGSVQHCSLIYGNVLGGSAVEGVSDLSSPGVYGLDDYHKAVTEEGDESEKSSAGFVKPYVMSHASSISGASSANCNAIRPTNYQPQEAHSVITFKTRYENFMHNSGSLLSFEQNERGSQITYTKVFQEDDYSNWEDSLNYDCQNQLNPKLNSNPRLLEDFNCFPASSYGSMSGNTPKENQHGEESFGWIYSEATAVTDSIQESATKESCFHKRLHMGETMQALKRQCTAATRKSKPKSIPSKDPQSLAAKNRRERISERLKILQDLVPNGSKVDLVTMLEKAISYVKFLQLQVKVLATDEFWPVQGGKAPDISQVKEAIDAILSSQRDTNSSSK; encoded by the exons ATGGCACTTGCCAAGGACCGGACCCCACATGACTTGGGCATGGGCTCCGTGCAACACTGTTCTTTGATTTACGGAAATGTGCTAGGAGGATCAGCAGTTGAAGGGGTTTCAGATCTTTCCTCGCCCGGGGTTTATGGGCTCGATGATTATCACAAGGCCGTGACTGAGGAGGGAGATGAGTCGGAGAAGAGTAGTGCCGGGTTTGTCAAGCCGTATGTCATGAGCCATGCTTCTTCCATTTCTGGTGCCAGCAGTGCAAATTGTAACGCAATTCGGCCTACGAATTATCAACCCCAGGAAGCTCATTCTGTGATAACCTTCAAAACCAGGTATGAGAATTTCATGCACAACAGTGGATCTTTGCTTAGCTTTGAGCAAAATGAGAGGGGTTCTCAGATCACTTACACCAAGGTTTTCCAAGAAGATGACTACTCTAATTGGGAAGATAGTTTGAATTACGATTGCCAAAATCAACTCAACCCAAAGTTGAACTCCAACCCTCGGCTGTTGGAGGATTTCAACTGTTTTCCGGCCAGCAGCTACGGCTCCATGAGCGGTAACACCCCAAAAGAAAACCAACATGGAGAAGAGTCCTTTGGGTGGATATACTCTGAAGCAACCGCAGTCACTGATAGCATTCAGGAGTCTGCAACAAAAGAATCATGCTTCCATAAGCGCCTCCATATG GGAGAGACCATGCAAGCTCTAAAAAGGCAGTGCACAGCTGCAACAAGGAAGTCCAAACCAAAGTCAATTCCATCCAAGGATCCACAAAGCCTCGCAGCCAAG AATCGACGAGAGCGGATTAGCGAGCGGCTAAAGATACTGCAAGATCTGGTACCCAATGGTTCCAAG GTTGATTTGGTGACCATGTTAGAGAAAGCCATCAGTTATGTCAAGTTCCTCCAATTGCAAGTGAAG GTGCTGGCAACCGATGAATTTTGGCCAGTGCAAGGTGGAAAGGCTCCTGATATTTCTCAAGTGAAGGAAGCCATTGATGCCATTCTGTCATCCCAGAGAGACACAAATTCAAGCTCAAagtga
- the LOC117909762 gene encoding benzyl alcohol O-benzoyltransferase-like gives MTRVFNFHEHVSQPELVRPETSTPREFKYLSNIDDQIGLRNHIPFVHFYPPSKDFCARDPAALIKQALAKVLVYYYPVAGRLRSSEKGKLVVDCCDEGVIFREAKADITMAELRRINGGLKPPFPMLDQLLVDDIWGSYLITDAPLLRIQVTRLACGGFILAYTFNHCICDAYGAYQFITALSEFCLNLNLIAPSNLPSWGREILKPRTPPIISNPHPEYDISNHPTLAYTETDFKLLAQTSIFFSNADISLLKNQLNGHRNPTFDAVASCLWRARTRTLIKPNAITRLLFPIDTRFRCKPSLPKGYYGSAVVFPCAIAKANELMGKPLHYTASLISEVKKTVMGDEYRASVLDFIEMNGRRGFCMEEAFVVSDMCRLTFANIDFGWGPGVYGGPARAGTGLKPGMVTSIIGHKNEEGVEGVLALVSLPLESEDRFHMEVRKQIHSATSLNLISAL, from the exons ATGACCCGTGTGTTCAACTTCCACGAGCATGTCAGCCAGCCTGAGCTGGTCAGGCCAGAGACATCAACTCCTCGAGAATTCAAGTACTTATCCAACATTGATGACCAAATCGGCCTGAGAAACCACATTCCTTTTGTGCATTTCTATCCCCCCAGTAAAGATTTTTGTGCCCGGGACCCTGCTGCGTTGATTAAACAGGCCTTAGCTAAGGTCCTTGTTTACTACTACCCAGTGGCTGGTCGGCTGCGGAGTTCTGAAAAGGGCAAGCTTGTTGTTGATTGTTGTGATGAGGGTGTTATTTTCCGTGAAGCCAAAGCTGATATTACAATGGCAGAACTGCGCAGGATTAATGGCGGGTTGAAGCCACCATTCCCTATGTTGGATCAGTTGCTTGTGGATGATATTTGGGGCAGCTACCTGATTACCGATGCTCCCTTGCTTCGAATACAG GTAACACGACTTGCATGCGGAGGCTTCATCCTAGCGTACACATTCAACCATTGTATCTGTGATGCCTATGGTGCCTACCAGTTCATAACTGCTTTATCTGAATTCTGCCTCAATCTCAACCTCATCGCTCCTTCCAACCTTCCGTCTTGGGGACGAGAAATCCTAAAGCCCCGAACTCCTCCCATCATCTCCAATCCCCACCCTGAGTATGACATATCTAACCACCCTACCCTCGCATACACCGAAACCGATTTCAAGCTTCTTGCTCAAACCTCCATCTTCTTCTCCAACGCAGACATATCACTGCTAAAAAACCAACTCAATGGCCATAGAAACCCTACCTTCGATGCAGTGGCTTCATGCCTATGGAGAGCGAGGACCCGTACTCTTATCAAACCCAATGCCATTACAAGACTTCTCTTCCCAATTGACACCCGATTTCGATGCAAACCTTCTTTACCAAAAGGCTACTACGGAAGTGCTGTAGTGTTTCCGTGTGCGATTGCAAAGGCAAATGAGCTCATGGGGAAACCATTACATTACACTGCTAGTTTGATATCTGAAGTGAAAAAAACGGTGATGGGAGACGAGTATCGGGCTTCGGTTTTGGATTTCATTGAGATGAATGGGCGTAGAGGGTTCTGCATGGAAGAAGCATTTGTGGTTTCAGATATGTGCCGCTTGACATTTGCTAATATAGATTTCGGTTGGGGCCCTGGCGTCTACGGCGGGCCAGCAAGGGCGGGGACTGGGCTGAAACCTGGAATGGTGACATCAATTATTGGGCACAAGAATGAGGAGGGTGTTGAGGGAGTGTTGGCTCTGGTTTCCTTGCCGCTGGAATCAGAGGACAGGTTTCATATGGAGGTTAGGAAACAGATTCACTCTGCTACCTCGCTCAATCTCATTTCTGCACTCTAG